A single genomic interval of Rhododendron vialii isolate Sample 1 chromosome 3a, ASM3025357v1 harbors:
- the LOC131319124 gene encoding probable calcium-binding protein CML13 encodes MGKDLSDDQVSSMKEAFTLFDTDNDGKIAPSELGILMRSLGGNPTQAQLKSIVAEEKLAAPFDFPRFLDLMSKHLKPEPFDRQLRDAFKVLDKDGTGFVVVADLRHILTSIGEKLDPAEFDEWIREVDVGSDGKIRYEEFIARMVAK; translated from the coding sequence ATGGGGAAGGATCTGAGCGACGACCAGGTGTCCTCCATGAAGGAGGCCTTCACCCTCTTCGACACCGACAACGACGGCAAGATCGCGCCGTCGGAGCTCGGGATCCTCATGCGCTCCCTCGGCGGCAACCCGACCCAGGCTCAGCTCAAGTCGATCGTCGCCGAGGAGAAGCTCGCCGCGCCCTTCGACTTCCCCCGGTTCCTCGACCTCATGTCCAAGCACTTGAAGCCCGAGCCCTTCGACCGGCAGCTGAGGGACGCGTTCAAGGTCCTGGACAAGGACGGGACCGGGTTCGTCGTCGTGGCGGATCTCAGGCATATTTTGACTAGTATCGGGGAGAAGCTGGATCCGGCGGAGTTTGACGAGTGGATCCGTGAGGTGGATGTTGGATCCGATGGGAAGATCCGGTACGAGGAGTTCATTGCCCGGATGGTCGCCAAGTGA
- the LOC131319119 gene encoding LRR receptor-like serine/threonine-protein kinase RGI5, whose translation MGTPPFLISLLLLFSLSPPLSVSGNPELTALMELKASLDPQNARLSSWTVSGDPCGGSFEGVSCNDKGQVVTLSLQGKRLSGELSPAIGGLKHLTGLYLHYNSLHGEIPGEISALTELTDLYLNVNSLSGDIPPELGNLASLQVLQLCYNQFTGSIPTQLGSLKKLTVLAMQSNQFTGAIPASLGDLGLLTRLDLSFNRLFGSIPTRLADAPLLEVLDVQNNTLSGNVSPALKRLAEGFQYKNNPGLCGVGYSALRDCSTLSDVIPNMPEPYGAGSPGLATRDIPETANVKLNCSQTRCSNSSKTPEASVVVVTVIVVTIALSAMGILTFSQYRRRKQKLGSSCNISDNRVSTDQSVEGYRKNGSPLISLEYSNGWDPLADGRNLGGFSQEALQSFRFNLEEVESATQYFARKNLLGRSNFSAIYKGVLRDGSIVAIKSITKSSCKSEEAEFLKGLNILTSLGHENLVRLRGFCSSRGRGECFLIYDFIPNGNLLCYLDLKEGDNRVLEWNTRVSIIKGIAKGIEYLHGCTTSKPAVVHQNISAEKVLIDMRFKPLLSDSGTHKLQTNDTVFSALKACAAMGYLAPEYTDTGRFTEKSDIYAFGVLILQILSGKRKITSSVRVAAESCRLPDFIDKNLNGRFSEFEAAKIAKVSLMCTHESPEKRPSMEAIIQDLADFTCCS comes from the exons ATGGGCACCCCACCATTTCttatctctctcctcctcctcttctccctctcccctCCCCTCTCTGTTTCTGGAAACCCCGAGCTCACAGCACTGATGGAACTGAAGGCGAGTCTCGACCCACAAAACGCCAGGCTCTCCTCGTGGACCGTCTCAGGCGACCCGTGCGGCGGTTCATTCGAAGGCGTGTCCTGTAACGACAAGGGACAGGTGGTCACCCTTTCTCTGCAGGGGAAACGCCTCTCCGGCGAGCTATCGCCGGCGATCGGTGGGCTGAAGCACTTGACCGGTCTGTACCTGCATTACAACTCATTGCATGGGGAAATACCCGGAGAGATTTCGGCTTTGACTGAGCTCACTGATCTTTACCTCAATGTCAATAGTCTCTCTGGGGACATACCTCCTGAACTCGGAAACCTGGCTAGTTTACAAG TTTTGCAGCTTTGTTATAACCAGTTCACTGGAAGCATACCCACACAGCTGGGATCTTTGAAGAAACTTACTGTTCTTGCTATGCAATCTAATCAATTTACTGGTGCGATCCCCGCAAGCTTAGGGGATTTGGGACTGTTAACAAGGCTGGACTTGAGTTTTAATCGTCTCTTTGGTTCGATTCCCACAAGGCTAGCTGATGCTCCTTTGCTGGAAGTCCTGGATGTCCAAAACAATACTCTTTCCGGCAATGTATCCCCTG CTCTGAAGAGATTAGCTGAAGGATTTCAATACAAAAACAACCCAGGATTATGCGGGGTTGGATATTCGGCGTTGAGAGATTGCAGCACTTTGAGTGATGTGATTCCAAACATGCCTGAACCTTACGGAGCTGGCTCACCAGGTCTTGCAACTAGAGACATCCCGGAAACAGCAAATGTGAAGTTGAATTGCAGCCAAACTCGATGCTCAAACTCCTCTAAAACCCCAGAAgcttctgttgttgttgttacaGTAATTGTGGTAACTATTGCGCTTTCTGCTATGGGCATTCTGACTTTCTCACAATATCGTCGCCGGAAACAGAAGCTTGGGAGTTCGTGCAATATATCTGATAATCGTGTCAGTACGGACCAGTCTGTAGAGGGTTACAGGAAGAATGGATCCCCCCTTATCAGCCTTGAGTACTCAAATGGGTGGGACCCCTTGGCCGATGGTCGCAATTTGGGGGGTTTCTCCCAAGAGGCTTTGCAAAGCTTTAGGTTTAATTTAGAAGAGGTAGAGTCAGCTACTCAATACTTTGCTCGAAAAAATCTGTTGGGTAGGAGCAACTTTTCAGCAATCTACAAAGGGGTTTTAAGGGATGGATCCATTGTTGCTATCAAGAGCATCACCAAAAGTAGTTGCAAGTCGGAGGAAGCTGAGTTCTTGAAGGGACTGAACATTTTGACCTCATTGGGACATGAGAATTTAGTGAGGTTGAGAGGGTTTTGCAGTTCAAGAGGCCGAGGCGAGTGTTTTCTCATTTACGATTTCATACCGAATGGAAACTTGCTGTGTTATCTTGATCTAAAGGAGGGGGATAACCGGGTCCTAGAGTGGAACACCAGAGTTTCTATCATCAAAGGCATTGCCAAAG GTATAGAGTATCTACACGGTTGCACAACCAGCAAACCTGCTGTAGTTCACCAAAACATATCAGCGGAGAAGGTTCTCATTGACATGAGATTCAAACCTTTGCTCTCTGATTCCGGCACGCACAAACTTCAGACAAACGACACTGTCTTCTCAGCTCTCAAGGCCTGTGCTGCAATGGGATATCTAGCACCTGAGTACACCGATACAGGTCGGTTCACTGAGAAAAGCGACATTTATGCTTTTGGTGTGCTTATCTTACAGATCTTGTCTGGGAAGAGGAAAATTACCAGCTCTGTAAGAGTTGCAGCTGAGTCATGTAGGCTCCCTGATTTTATTGACAAGAACCTCAATGGACGGTTCTCAGAATTTGAAGCTGCAAAGATTGCCAAGGTGTCTTTGATGTGCACCCATGAATCTCCTGAGAAGAGGCCATCTATGGAAGCAATAATTCAAGATCTGGCTGACTTCACTTGTTGTTCCTGA